Proteins encoded together in one Oculatellaceae cyanobacterium window:
- a CDS encoding alternative oxidase: MIKLLVSVLVFVINTVYRNRPIPRFYVLETVARVPYFAYLSVLHLYETIGVWRKADWLKVHFAESWNELHHLLIMEELGGNTHWIDRFLAQHVALLYYWIIVAIYLINPHSAYYFMELVEGHAYNTYAKFLKERETELKAIPAPQVAINYYRNGDLYMFDEFQTTSSLEHRRPTIENLYDVFVAIRDDEMEHVKTMVACQDVDAPKQFKSPHSASVEILVPAATVE; the protein is encoded by the coding sequence ATGATTAAATTACTCGTTAGCGTACTGGTTTTTGTAATAAATACAGTATACCGCAATCGTCCAATCCCTAGATTTTATGTATTAGAAACAGTAGCAAGAGTTCCTTATTTTGCATATCTTTCTGTACTGCATTTGTACGAAACAATCGGTGTATGGCGGAAAGCCGACTGGCTAAAAGTTCACTTTGCGGAATCTTGGAATGAATTACACCACCTGCTAATTATGGAAGAATTAGGTGGTAATACTCACTGGATTGATAGATTTTTAGCACAGCACGTCGCCTTACTTTATTACTGGATTATCGTTGCTATTTACCTAATTAATCCCCATTCTGCTTATTACTTCATGGAATTAGTAGAAGGACACGCTTATAATACCTACGCTAAATTCCTCAAAGAGCGTGAAACTGAACTAAAAGCTATACCTGCACCACAAGTTGCCATTAATTATTACCGCAACGGCGACTTATATATGTTTGATGAATTTCAAACAACTTCTAGCTTAGAGCATAGACGACCTACGATTGAAAATCTCTACGATGTGTTCGTGGCAATTCGAGATGACGAAATGGAACACGTTAAAACGATGGTTGCTTGTCAAGATGTAGATGCCCCAAAACAATTTAAGAGTCCTCATAGTGCATCTGTGGAAATACTTGTACCAGCAGCAACAGTTGAATAA
- a CDS encoding cation diffusion facilitator family transporter, giving the protein MNAESARSYVILSIGAAVITIALKFTAYYLTDSVGLFSDAAESLVNLTAALVAFWALTFAAQPPDAEHTFGHSKAEYLSSGVEGALILIAAGSIAVSATNRLIHPQPIEQLGLGLALSLVATAVNGGVATILLKAGRRLRSITLRADAHHLFTDVWTSFGVLLGLLLVKLTGLLILDPIIALVVAVNIVWVGVKLLRETASGLLDSALPAESQKIIVDVFAPYQQQGIMFHALRTRVAGSVQFVSFHVLVPGNWTVKRGHELCEEIELTISSALPDTNVTTHLEPIEDPASWDDQELYRRKDIS; this is encoded by the coding sequence TTGAATGCAGAAAGCGCACGTTCTTATGTAATTTTGTCAATTGGTGCAGCAGTAATTACGATCGCACTTAAATTTACAGCTTATTACTTAACGGATTCTGTAGGCTTATTTTCTGACGCGGCTGAATCCTTAGTAAACTTGACGGCTGCATTAGTTGCATTCTGGGCGCTAACTTTTGCAGCACAACCGCCTGATGCAGAACATACATTTGGACATTCTAAAGCTGAATACTTATCTAGTGGCGTGGAAGGTGCATTGATATTAATTGCCGCAGGTAGTATTGCTGTATCAGCAACTAATCGTCTCATTCATCCCCAACCGATAGAACAGTTAGGGCTAGGTTTAGCACTTTCTTTAGTCGCAACAGCAGTTAATGGTGGAGTTGCTACTATCCTGTTAAAAGCTGGTCGTCGCTTACGGTCAATAACTTTACGCGCAGATGCACATCACCTCTTCACAGATGTCTGGACTTCATTTGGTGTTTTACTAGGGCTATTGTTGGTAAAACTTACAGGTTTGCTGATACTTGACCCGATAATTGCCTTAGTTGTTGCTGTTAATATTGTTTGGGTAGGGGTGAAGTTACTACGCGAAACTGCTTCTGGGTTATTGGATAGCGCCCTTCCCGCAGAATCACAGAAAATTATTGTTGATGTATTCGCACCTTATCAACAGCAAGGGATTATGTTTCACGCCTTGCGAACTCGTGTAGCTGGTTCAGTGCAATTTGTGTCTTTCCACGTACTTGTACCTGGAAATTGGACAGTAAAGCGTGGTCATGAATTGTGCGAAGAAATTGAGTTAACAATTAGTAGTGCCTTGCCTGATACTAATGTTACTACTCATTTAGAACCTATAGAAGATCCGGCATCATGGGATGACCAAGAGTTATATCGTAGAAAGGATATTTCATAA
- a CDS encoding helix-turn-helix domain-containing protein yields the protein MLDTPSCMKMQCPIQFTLDLIGNKWSILVLRELFISDRRTHEFLAALPGISTKTLMIRLRELEEFGLVERHVFAEIPPRVEYSITDKGRQLQPVMAALHQVGSQWLDRGDCICPLDQPNIKLASSAIRSEAITALC from the coding sequence ATGCTTGATACTCCCTCTTGTATGAAGATGCAGTGTCCGATTCAGTTCACATTGGACTTAATTGGCAACAAGTGGTCTATCTTAGTGTTGCGGGAATTGTTTATTAGCGATCGCAGAACTCACGAATTTTTAGCAGCCTTACCAGGTATTAGCACCAAAACCCTGATGATTCGCTTGCGGGAACTAGAGGAATTTGGTTTAGTGGAACGGCACGTATTTGCAGAAATTCCCCCTCGTGTGGAATATTCTATTACTGATAAAGGTCGCCAACTGCAACCAGTAATGGCAGCTTTACATCAAGTAGGTAGTCAATGGTTAGATCGGGGTGACTGTATTTGCCCATTGGATCAACCTAATATAAAGTTAGCCAGCAGTGCTATTAGATCAGAAGCTATTACCGCACTGTGTTAA